The following are encoded in a window of Megalobrama amblycephala isolate DHTTF-2021 linkage group LG19, ASM1881202v1, whole genome shotgun sequence genomic DNA:
- the tbcb gene encoding tubulin-folding cofactor B — translation MDGSVTVITNPTVSVRVTSTVSSFEVNRRFNRGITIAEFKSKLELIVGTPAACMDLDLFSTSDKFLQKLDNNEALLGSYHVDDDCRIHVTDLSGAKSGEFTDLSKVEKFEISDDAYEKRADSIRSFKKNMKLGRFNEENRAKQEEALAKKEEEEKAAAEAIAVGNRCKVEVPGQPTKIGTVMFVGTADFKPGHWIGVKYDEPLGKHDGSVNGKRYFQCEPKYGAFVKPLSVTVGDFPEEDYGLDEM, via the exons ATGGACGGGAGTGTGACAGTCATCACCAACCCGACCGTGTCCGTGCGGGTGACCAGCACCGTCAGCTCCTTCGAGGTCAACCGGAGATTCAACCGAGGAATAACGATCGCAGAGTTCAAG AGTAAACTGGAGCTGATTGTGGGCACCCCAGCTGCCTGTATGGATCTTGATCTATTCAGCACGTCAGACAAGTTCTTACAGAAACTAGACAACAACGAAGCCCTGCTCGGCTCCTATCATGTGGATGATGACTGCAGAATACAT GTGACAGACCTCAGTGGTGCGAAAAGCGGAGAGTTCACTGATTTGTCAAAGGTGGAGAAATTTGAGATCTCTGATGATGCCTATGAAAAAAGGGCAG ATTCGATACGGAGCTTCAAGAAGAATATGAAGTTAGGTCGTTTTAATGAGGAAAACAGGGCCAAACAGGAAGAGGCTCTTGCTAagaaagaagaggaagagaaggCAGCGGCTGAAGCCATCGCTGTTGGAAACCGCTGTAAAGTTGAGGTTCCTGGGCAACCCACCAAGATTGGCACCGTTATGTTCGTGG gtaCGGCAGATTTCAAGCCAGGCCACTGGATTGGTGTGAAATATGATGAGCCGCTTGGGAAGCATGACGGCAG CGTCAATGGGAAACGTTACTTTCAATGTGAGCCAAAATATGGCGCCTTCGTGAAGCCGCTTTCAGTAACTGTGGGAGACTTCCCTGAAGAGGACTATGGTTTGGATGAGATGTAA
- the six9 gene encoding SIX homeobox 9 produces the protein MAMGFSPEQVACVCEVLLQSGSMDRLSSFLCSLSSGSTSSNVYLAMTQSQESVLKARAAVAFHHCRFAELYALLEGNVFSPRSHPLLQQLWLRAHYMEAELQRGRPLGAVGKYRIRRKFPLPRTIWDGEETSYCFKEKSRSVLREWYCRKPYPSPREKRDLAAATGLTATQVSNWFKNRRQRDRAATSRQETSAGAFLSSDEELSPPGSPSALFSCSQQLSAHPPPLRHLGPAHY, from the exons ATGGCGATGGGCTTCTCCCCAGAGCAGGTGGCATGTGTTTGTGAGGTTCTTCTCCAGAGTGGAAGCATGGATCGCTTGTCCTCTTTCTTATGCTCTTTATCCTCTGGTTCCACTTCGTCCAACGTGTATCTGGCCATGACACAGAGTCAGGAGAGCGTGCTGAAGGCGCGGGCTGCGGTCGCCTTCCACCACTGCCGTTTTGCTGAGCTGTACGCCTTGTTAGAGGGGAACGTGTTCTCCCCGCGCAGTCACCCTCTCCTCCAACAGCTCTGGCTCCGGGCTCACTATATGGAGGCTGAACTTCAGCGGGGCCGCCCTCTTGGAGCCGTGGGGAAGTACCGCATTCGTCGCAAGTTTCCTCTTCCACGTACCATCTGGGATGGAGAGGAGACCAGCTACTGCTTCAAG GAAAAGTCTCGCAGCGTGTTGAGAGAGTGGTACTGCAGAAAGCCGTACCCCTCGCCACGAGAGAAACGAGATCTGGCTGCAGCCACTGGACTCACTGCTACACAAGTCAGCAACTGGTTCAAGAACCGTCGACAGCGGGACAGAGCTGCGACCAGCCGTCAAGA AACATCAGCAGGAGCGTTCCTGAGTTCTGATGAGGAGCTCTCACCACCAGGGAGCCCCAGCGCACTCTTCTCCTGCTCCCAGCAGCTCTCTGCCCACCCGCCCCCTCTCCGACACCTGGGACCAGCACACTACTGA
- the six5 gene encoding homeobox protein SIX5: protein MASLSLESTEQTEIGPKESTQDEAKVKEETDPDEVSEQLLQSFQNSALSFSTDQVACLCEALLQAGNVDRLWRFLSTIPPSADLLRGNETLLKAQALVAFHREEFKELYAILDSHDFHPSNHGFLQDLYLKARYKEAERSRGRSLGAVDKYRLRKKFPLPKTIWDGEETVYCFKEKSRNALKECYKINRYPTPVEKKNLAKVTGLSLTQVSNWFKNRRQRDRTPSGTNSKSESDGNHSTEDEASKGDLEDITDKPATQETGSSNASLISLTGAPCSTGQLFLNSTGGFLTSSHPLLLNGSPILSGAGTGVIINGLTLSDGHTVTLSPVTANAPLLLNGAQVISKDERGINDMEAQGSLPTVVLNPQASLTSTIPLSLSEDAKTASSNVSPLDFISLPEALKNPDGNQSVPTNSMSSPTISTSVISPTSLPSVILAPNRIPASTASSVSSVISSPMVPLQPTQPPEIVVLGKTDSQLPICSSISNPQVLSLPQVVPSIQGVPVSQLMQPTSGATVSSCPQLVPVSPVNPQLPQVPIPQFQTQTLHIGPRLAQAQPQNGPTTLSTSSALSLPQMTDGHVTQVLTPQLGDESTSATLPQIQTSMGTQVIPISSPTQVVPISQPKDSGQPQLVPLSLPQLMPVSSIAGTPTGTFSFPQVVPATPSLSIPSPGGAFQILTSGAGTGLSVAQGPIRLSPIGPPQSVPTGTIPGVQLLNSGVIQLPSASPGNFLLAGGIGSSPILSVQNGKLILTIPAGIQFASMPVKSVPDNSVSSNSTLDLQPSAVHPLENQPAPLLTAQTSNSLQPSHLGFVGSSTLYCSPEPGTIANPTPGASPNTPDSSSTPTPTGVLQSQQTLSPDSMLPLSPICSGVATGPHLSQPAWSPVPLSSSAGLTLFDIRGKGDLPEDPALLGLPGGESLLLGTPPGEDVERDSQLDEVEDMDGDSKILTQLQSVPVDDDLGL from the exons atggcttCCTTGTCTTTGGAGTCCACAGAACAAACTGAAATCGGCCCGAAGGAGTCCACGCAAGATGAAGCCAAAGTGAAAGAGGAGACGGATCCGGACGAAGTTTCGGAACAACTGCTCCAAAGCTTCCAGAACTCGGCGCTCAGTTTTTCCACCGATCAAGTCGCGTGTCTGTGCGAAGCGCTCCTGCAAGCGGGCAATGTGGATCGCCTGTGGAGATTCCTCTCCACCATCCCTCCTTCGGCCGATCTGCTACGTGGCAACGAGACCCTGCTGAAGGCCCAGGCTCTGGTCGCTTTTCACCGGGAGGAATTCAAAGAGTTGTACGCCATCCTAGACAGTCACGACTTCCACCCGAGTAACCATGGGTTCCTTCAAGACCTCTACTTGAAGGCGCGCTACAAGGAGGCTGAGAGGTCCCGGGGTCGCAGTCTAGGCGCCGTGGACAAATATCGACTGCGCAAAAAGTTTCCTTTGCCCAAAACCATTTGGGACGGAGAGGAGACGGTGTACTGCTTCAAGGAGAAGTCGCGCAACGCTCTTAAGGAATGTTACAAGATCAACAGGTATCCCACTCCGGTCGAGAAGAAGAATTTAGCCAAAGTCACCGGACTTTCTTTGACTCAAGTAAGCAACTGGTTCAAGAATCGCCGACAGAGGGACCGGACCCCGTCCGGCACCAACAGCAAAAG TGAATCTGATGGGAACCACAGCACAGAAGATGAAGCCAGCAAAGGAGATCTGGAGGATATTACTGACAAACCTGCTACTCAAGAGACAGGCAGCTCCAATGCTTCTCTTATATCCCTCACTGGTGCTCCTTGCAGTACTGGTCAGCTTTTTCTCAACAGCACCGGGGGATTCCTTACAAGCTCTCATCCACTGCTGCTCAATGGGAGCCCTATACTCTCAGGGGCAGGAACCGGGGTCATTATTAATGGGTTGACACTGAGCGATGGCCACACAGTAACTCTCAGTCCTGTTACAGCTAATGCACCATTGCTACTTAACGGGGCTCAAGTGATCTCTAAAGATGAACGAGGCATCAATGATATGGAGGCCCAAGGCAGCCTGCCCACTGTGGTTCTGAATCCACAAGCCAGTCTAACTAGCACAATACCTCTCTCTCTTAGTGAGGACGCAAAAACAGCCAGTAGCAATGTCTCTCCACTGGATTTCATCAGTCTTCCAGAAGCCTTGAAGAATCCAGATGGTAATCAGTCAGTGCCTACAAACTCTATGTCCTCGCCCACCATCTCCACTTCTGTCATCTCTCCCACGTCTCTTCCTTCGGTGATACTGGCCCCAAATCGTATTCCTGCATCAACAGCTAGCTCTGTGAGTTCAGTCATCTCCAGTCCCATGGTGCCATTACAGCCCACACAGCCTCCCGAAATTGTTGTATTAGGAAAGACTGACTCTCAGTTGCCAATTTGCAGCTCCATCTCCAACCCTCAAGTGCTGTCTTTACCCCAGGTGGTACCATCGATACAGGGCGTTCCAGTTTCTCAACTGATGCAGCCTACATCTGGAGCCACAGTGTCATCTTGCCCCCAGCTTGTTCCAGTCTCCCCGGTCAATCCACAGTTACCCCAAGTTCCCATTCCTCAGTTTCAGACACAGACCTTGCACATTGGTCCAAGACTTGCTCAAGCACAGCCCCAAAATGGCCCCACCACACTAAGCACCAGTAGTGCTTTATCACTCCCCCAGATGACTGATGGACATGTCACACAAGTGCTTACACCTCAGCTAGGAGATGAATCTACTTCAGCCACCCTTCCACAGATACAGACCTCCATGGGGACGCAAGTCATTCCCATCTCCTCCCCGACTCAAGTTGTTCCCATATCCCAACCCAAAGACTCAGGCCAGCCTCAGCTGGTCCCCCTGTCACTGCCTCAACTTATGCCTGTGTCATCTATTGCGGGAACTCCAACTGGAACCTTCTCCTTTCCTCAGGTGGTCCCAGCAACACCATCACTTTCCATTCCGTCCCCTGGAGGTGCTTTCCAGATTCTGACATCTGGAGCTGGAACAGGATTGAGTGTTGCCCAGGGACCGATACGCCTTAGCCCAATAGGGCCTCCTCAGAGTGTCCCTACTGGAACCATCCCAGGAGTTCAGCTTCTCAACTCTGGGGTGATTCAGCTGCCTTCTGCCTCTCCAG GCAACTTCCTCTTAGCAGGTGGCATTGGGAGCAGCCCCATCCTAAGTGTTCAAAACGGCAAACTCATCCTTACTATCCCAGCTGGCATCCAGTTTGCCAGCATGCCTGTCAAGTCCGTCCCAGACAATTCGGTCTCAAGCAACAGTACCCTTGATCTCCAACCCTCAGCTGTACATCCACTTGAGAATCAACCAGCACCTTTACTCACTGCTCAAACCTCAAATTCACTACAACCATCTCATTTGGGATTCGTTGGCTCCTCTACACTTTACTGCAGCCCTGAGCCAGGGACCATTGCCAACCCAACCCCAGGAGCCTCTCCTAACACCCCAGACTCATCCAGCACTCCCACTCCTACAGGCGTTCTACAATCCCAGCAGACCCTTAGCCCTGATAGCATGCTACCACTCAGTCCAATCTGTAGCGGTGTGGCAACTGGGCCCCACCTCTCCCAGCCAGCCTGGAGCCCTGTCCCACTGTCTTCCTCTGCTGGTCTGACATTATTTGACATCCGTGGGAAAGGGGATCTTCCAGAGGACCCCGCTTTGTTAGGCCTGCCAGGAGGAGAGTCCCTCCTGTTGGGCACTCCTCCGGGTGAGGATGTGGAGAGAGATTCTCAGCTGGATGAAGTGGAGGACATGGACGGGGACTCAAAAATCCTTACACAACTGCAGTCAGTCCCTGTGGATGATGACCTGGGTTTGTAA